A section of the Clostridium felsineum DSM 794 genome encodes:
- a CDS encoding phage major capsid protein has product MKIEELRSAKDAKIKEVRSLNEANKIDEAEKTMEEVRKLDKQIKIEEELEENEKRGLENQKKQKENRKTNTEVNEMRALTKYVIKKEELTPEERAVIKTSDNSAVLPPQFINQLQEIKKGFGSLKEICDVIPVTKNEGTIPVVDYDQNEMADIAEGADIVDGTLVTTDLTFKCGKVGLIQTLSSELIDDAEIEIEQIAQNNFTEISVAKENKKILTIIDTNATEVTGATDYTALEDIMAKALPAVKSGLITLVNVEAYAHLKNMKDKQGRNLDLITTGADGKEYYNGKPIYTFDSSLVTPSTGMTKIFYSLNSKEAAKFIERMGVTVARSTEAGFNDDTIKLRVLERIDVAKGSVRSIKKIELA; this is encoded by the coding sequence ATGAAAATTGAAGAATTAAGAAGTGCAAAGGATGCAAAAATCAAAGAGGTTAGAAGTTTAAATGAAGCAAATAAGATTGATGAAGCAGAGAAGACAATGGAAGAAGTTAGAAAATTAGACAAGCAAATAAAAATAGAAGAGGAACTTGAAGAAAATGAGAAGAGAGGTTTAGAAAATCAAAAAAAACAGAAAGAAAACAGAAAAACTAATACAGAAGTTAATGAAATGAGGGCATTAACAAAGTATGTAATTAAGAAAGAAGAATTAACTCCAGAAGAAAGGGCAGTTATAAAAACTTCTGATAATAGTGCAGTATTACCACCACAATTTATAAATCAATTACAAGAAATTAAAAAGGGATTTGGATCATTAAAAGAAATATGTGATGTTATTCCAGTTACTAAAAATGAAGGGACTATTCCAGTAGTTGATTACGATCAGAATGAAATGGCAGATATAGCAGAAGGTGCAGATATAGTTGATGGTACTTTAGTTACAACAGATTTAACATTTAAATGTGGTAAAGTTGGTTTAATACAAACATTATCAAGCGAATTAATTGATGATGCTGAAATTGAAATCGAGCAGATTGCACAAAATAACTTTACAGAAATTTCAGTGGCAAAAGAAAATAAAAAAATTCTTACAATTATAGATACTAATGCAACAGAAGTTACAGGGGCAACAGATTATACAGCTTTAGAAGATATAATGGCTAAAGCCCTGCCAGCAGTTAAGTCAGGGTTAATTACACTTGTAAATGTTGAAGCATATGCGCACTTAAAAAATATGAAAGATAAACAAGGAAGAAATCTAGATTTAATAACAACTGGAGCAGATGGAAAAGAGTACTATAATGGTAAGCCAATTTATACGTTCGATTCTTCGTTAGTTACTCCAAGTACAGGAATGACTAAAATATTTTATTCGTTAAATTCTAAAGAAGCGGCTAAATTTATAGAAAGAATGGGTGTGACTGTAGCAAGAAGCACAGAAGCTGGATTCAACGACGATACTATTAAATTACGTGTTTTGGAAAGAATAGATGTTGCAAAAGGTTCAGTTAGAAGCATAAAGAAAATTGAATTAGCTTAA
- a CDS encoding major tail protein → MATVNVDKLYLATITKDEKGTGGLVFGTPEYIEGIQSFQAKVKTNTGEHYEEGVLTDQDTTLQNIEISFDLGHVKNTQMAKYLGNHVASKGGVYALKDDVAPYIAILVKYTLAGGKGFGYKVYYKGKLTPVDETLKQQEGKIDYQDTTVSSTFQPLNNNGLWKYGVETIDPNCPDNIDTLFFQSVIIPAEQEISALEISSITPVNGGTNVALNVKPTITFNNAIAENNISVFSDTDSTPINITISFDDTQKICTITPNANLATNKKYEIVLAGTKDIYGQKLTSVISFTTVTA, encoded by the coding sequence ATGGCAACAGTAAACGTTGATAAATTATATTTAGCAACTATAACAAAAGACGAGAAAGGAACAGGCGGTTTAGTATTTGGTACACCAGAGTATATAGAAGGTATTCAATCATTCCAAGCAAAGGTAAAGACAAATACAGGGGAACACTACGAGGAAGGTGTTCTTACTGACCAAGACACTACTTTGCAAAACATAGAAATAAGTTTTGATCTTGGGCATGTTAAAAATACACAAATGGCAAAATATCTCGGAAACCATGTGGCAAGTAAAGGTGGTGTCTATGCTTTAAAAGATGATGTAGCGCCATATATTGCTATACTTGTTAAATATACTTTAGCTGGCGGAAAAGGATTTGGATATAAAGTTTACTATAAAGGAAAGTTAACTCCAGTTGATGAGACACTAAAGCAACAGGAAGGAAAAATAGATTATCAAGATACTACAGTATCATCCACATTCCAGCCACTTAACAACAATGGACTATGGAAATATGGGGTTGAAACTATAGACCCTAATTGTCCAGATAACATTGATACTTTATTCTTCCAGAGCGTAATAATTCCAGCCGAACAAGAAATTAGTGCGTTGGAGATATCTTCTATTACTCCAGTTAACGGTGGTACCAATGTAGCATTAAATGTTAAACCGACAATAACATTTAATAATGCAATAGCTGAAAATAATATAAGTGTATTTAGTGATACAGATAGTACGCCAATAAATATAACAATATCTTTTGATGATACTCAAAAGATATGTACCATAACACCAAACGCTAATTTAGCAACTAACAAAAAATACGAAATAGTACTGGCAGGTACAAAGGATATATATGGGCAAAAGCTAACGTCAGTTATAAGCTTTACTACAGTAACAGCATAA
- a CDS encoding HK97-gp10 family putative phage morphogenesis protein, which translates to MAGIVVDGLDNLIEDMDKITLTDSDKKKVMKNAIEAAYTEVQQNAPKRKGGIEKGIKETVKVQDFAVVGQIILGTWYTQFTEYGTSKQKKYVGWFERSIDKTMDEVIGKLADGLFEKAR; encoded by the coding sequence ATGGCTGGAATAGTAGTAGATGGATTAGATAATTTAATAGAAGATATGGATAAAATCACTTTAACTGATTCAGACAAAAAGAAAGTTATGAAAAATGCTATAGAAGCAGCATACACAGAAGTTCAGCAAAACGCACCTAAAAGGAAGGGTGGAATAGAAAAAGGAATTAAAGAAACTGTAAAGGTTCAAGATTTTGCAGTTGTTGGACAAATAATACTAGGTACCTGGTATACACAATTTACAGAGTATGGAACAAGTAAACAAAAGAAATATGTTGGTTGGTTTGAGAGAAGCATTGATAAAACAATGGATGAAGTAATAGGAAAATTAGCAGATGGATTATTTGAGAAAGCAAGGTGA
- a CDS encoding phage terminase small subunit P27 family — protein MARPAKIVDSQSRHNTKEEIEARKEVEDKIKGLADKIEKPPSYLNKEQKKIYKFIISELKETNLLTNLDIFILATCAIAVDRLQKIENIINKNFGSIMNKNLMGSKDKYTKDLYRCCNELSLSPQSRAKLGSLALSNKEKKEDPLLKALQSDFEDDEE, from the coding sequence ATGGCTAGACCAGCAAAAATAGTTGACAGTCAGAGTAGACACAATACAAAAGAAGAAATAGAAGCTAGAAAAGAAGTTGAAGATAAAATAAAAGGTTTGGCTGATAAAATAGAAAAACCACCTAGTTATTTAAATAAAGAGCAAAAGAAAATTTATAAGTTTATAATAAGTGAATTGAAAGAAACTAATTTATTAACCAATTTAGATATTTTTATTTTAGCTACATGTGCAATAGCAGTTGATAGATTACAAAAAATCGAAAATATAATAAATAAAAATTTTGGTAGCATAATGAATAAAAATTTAATGGGTTCTAAAGACAAGTATACTAAAGACTTGTATAGATGTTGTAATGAACTTTCACTTTCTCCACAAAGTCGTGCGAAACTTGGAAGTTTAGCCTTAAGTAATAAAGAAAAGAAAGAGGATCCATTGCTAAAGGCACTTCAAAGTGATTTTGAAGATGATGAAGAATGA
- a CDS encoding tyrosine-type recombinase/integrase: MIKKPARPIPENLYSRFKYRLEELSGEWSERNLTLFYLAAATGYRMQDLVDLTIADIKVALENEKFEIQEKKQFNAWKSHLRKNPKSLKPKPQIREHDIEQPLETILKRYIKNKKKSEYAFPSQKGNGSKHISAKAYSEILKKVANDKAINIKGITGHSLRKTYARRLYEAKKDIEYVRIALGHKSREVTKKYLGLEDDVKEDAAKIAASKL; this comes from the coding sequence ATGATAAAGAAACCAGCAAGACCGATTCCAGAAAACCTATATTCAAGATTTAAATATAGGTTAGAAGAATTGAGTGGAGAGTGGTCGGAGAGAAATTTAACTTTGTTTTATCTAGCAGCAGCAACAGGCTATAGGATGCAGGATTTAGTTGATTTAACCATAGCAGATATAAAAGTAGCACTAGAGAATGAAAAGTTTGAGATCCAGGAGAAAAAACAATTTAATGCGTGGAAAAGTCATCTTAGAAAAAATCCAAAGTCATTAAAGCCAAAGCCACAGATAAGAGAACATGATATAGAACAACCGCTAGAAACAATTTTGAAAAGATATATTAAGAATAAAAAGAAAAGTGAATATGCGTTTCCTTCGCAAAAAGGGAACGGAAGTAAACATATAAGTGCTAAAGCTTATTCAGAAATATTGAAAAAAGTAGCAAATGACAAAGCGATAAATATTAAAGGCATAACAGGACATAGTCTGAGAAAAACATACGCAAGACGATTATATGAAGCTAAAAAGGACATTGAGTATGTAAGAATTGCACTAGGTCACAAGAGTAGAGAAGTAACAAAAAAATACTTAGGACTAGAAGATGATGTAAAAGAAGATGCAGCTAAAATAGCAGCAAGTAAATTATAA
- a CDS encoding phage portal protein translates to MFWSKMERRDTTGGSFNWTAWVKGDDDSLYTTALNEKNYLTGLNFLGNSVAKLPILIKKNTDKGEDEANNHYLNDLLQLRPNLSMSAFDCIKSLIMMYKHQGAAGLYIERDQKGNVSALYPCKITQFIIDDVGLIKSTNTISKVLVDFECVGVQGSCLDKDIIILRDNSLDGINSKATRHYIKDTIDTNLEAQSYQKSLFSNGLTNKCVVQMVSDIKDEKEMKKIQAKFTRLYSSNGRIFTVPAGYNVSSLNLSLVDSQFAELKLDGKKDIATAIGLPYSLLHDGTITEEDNVALLTNTIIPIIIQIEQEMNWKLLSSKDRKSYKIEFDINSMLRTSPEKQMTIITNYVKNGVYSLEYARKLLGITTDFKNETVTLPSGQILLRDLLSGKATWQKNKGGSND, encoded by the coding sequence ATGTTTTGGAGCAAAATGGAAAGAAGAGATACTACAGGAGGAAGTTTTAATTGGACAGCATGGGTAAAAGGTGATGATGATAGTTTATATACAACAGCTTTAAATGAAAAAAATTATCTAACAGGGCTTAATTTTTTAGGAAATAGTGTTGCAAAGTTACCTATTTTAATAAAAAAGAATACAGATAAGGGAGAAGATGAAGCAAATAATCATTATTTAAATGATTTATTACAGTTAAGACCTAATTTAAGTATGAGTGCGTTTGACTGTATTAAAAGTTTAATAATGATGTATAAACATCAAGGCGCAGCAGGACTTTATATTGAAAGAGATCAAAAAGGAAATGTAAGTGCGCTATATCCTTGTAAAATAACACAATTTATTATAGATGATGTTGGATTAATTAAATCAACCAATACCATAAGTAAAGTATTGGTTGATTTTGAGTGTGTAGGAGTTCAGGGAAGTTGTTTAGACAAGGATATAATTATTTTAAGAGATAATTCTTTAGATGGAATTAACAGTAAGGCTACAAGACATTATATAAAAGATACTATAGATACAAATTTAGAAGCTCAATCTTATCAAAAATCTTTATTTTCTAATGGATTGACTAATAAATGTGTTGTACAAATGGTATCTGATATAAAAGATGAAAAAGAAATGAAAAAAATACAAGCAAAGTTCACAAGATTATATTCAAGCAATGGGCGTATATTTACAGTACCAGCAGGATATAACGTATCTTCTTTAAATCTTTCACTTGTGGATTCACAATTTGCAGAATTAAAACTTGATGGTAAAAAGGATATAGCCACAGCAATAGGATTACCTTATTCTTTATTACATGATGGAACAATAACAGAAGAGGATAATGTAGCCTTATTAACTAATACAATAATTCCTATTATCATACAAATAGAGCAGGAGATGAATTGGAAACTGTTATCTTCTAAAGATAGAAAAAGTTATAAAATTGAATTTGATATTAATAGCATGTTACGTACAAGTCCCGAAAAGCAAATGACTATTATAACTAACTATGTTAAAAACGGTGTTTATTCTTTAGAGTATGCCAGAAAATTATTAGGCATAACAACGGATTTTAAGAATGAAACCGTAACTCTACCAAGTGGGCAAATTTTATTAAGAGACTTGCTAAGTGGAAAAGCAACATGGCAAAAAAATAAAGGAGGTTCCAATGATTAA
- a CDS encoding phage head closure protein, translated as MKMQAGSLNKKITIQRYNKSKIVYDDEGNPTTDGWYDFTTKFASINNLYGNEFWSAKAVNQQDTVNFIIRYSKSISDIEKANGAKIYRILWQDKIYNLDFIDNVNYSNTFYKIKAKAVN; from the coding sequence ATGAAGATGCAAGCTGGAAGTTTAAATAAAAAAATAACAATACAGAGATATAATAAATCAAAAATTGTTTATGATGATGAAGGAAATCCAACTACAGATGGTTGGTATGATTTTACTACTAAATTTGCAAGTATAAATAATTTATATGGTAATGAGTTTTGGAGTGCTAAGGCAGTAAATCAGCAAGACACAGTTAATTTTATAATAAGGTATTCTAAAAGCATAAGTGATATAGAAAAAGCTAACGGAGCTAAAATTTATCGTATTTTGTGGCAAGATAAAATTTATAATTTAGATTTTATTGATAATGTAAATTATTCTAATACATTTTATAAGATAAAGGCTAAAGCGGTGAATTAA
- a CDS encoding HNH endonuclease: protein MPLYRKCSKCKKKVPIGTLCECEKKVRRESYKAYKKRRMSDKQEAERQRFYNTNAWKFLSDTVKKHYLGMCVMCWYRNNEMVNSEYTHHIITLKEDMNMSLNKGNCIPLCDSCHKRVHIEYDKGKDYRIKMQNILRTIIYEFNQTFKRK from the coding sequence ATGCCATTGTATCGTAAATGTTCTAAATGTAAGAAGAAAGTACCAATAGGAACTTTATGCGAATGTGAAAAGAAAGTAAGAAGAGAAAGCTATAAGGCATATAAAAAAAGAAGGATGTCAGATAAGCAGGAGGCAGAAAGGCAAAGGTTCTATAACACTAATGCATGGAAGTTTCTTAGTGACACTGTAAAGAAACATTATCTAGGTATGTGCGTAATGTGTTGGTATAGAAACAATGAGATGGTTAACAGTGAATACACACATCACATCATAACATTAAAGGAAGACATGAATATGAGTTTGAATAAAGGTAACTGTATTCCATTATGTGATAGTTGCCATAAGAGAGTTCACATTGAATACGATAAGGGTAAAGACTATAGAATTAAAATGCAAAACATACTAAGAACAATCATATATGAGTTTAATCAAACTTTTAAAAGAAAGTAA
- a CDS encoding HK97 family phage prohead protease, whose product MINKEEKREYRKVSNYEVRQLQDSNMTEITGYIAKFNSVTELFEGFFEKIDPHAFDNTLADGHNIFLLYHHDWSKPLASTKIGTLQLNSDDVGLKFTATINNNISYVKDVIELINEGLVCGCSFGFCCINDSSEYNSQDDTITRTLLEVELSEGSLLCIPAYEDTEVFARAKMIEKEERDKLQKQKSLEIRKKKIEIELELMN is encoded by the coding sequence ATGATTAATAAGGAAGAGAAAAGAGAATATAGAAAAGTATCGAATTATGAAGTAAGACAATTACAAGATAGCAATATGACAGAGATAACTGGATACATAGCAAAGTTTAACAGCGTAACAGAATTATTTGAAGGTTTTTTTGAAAAGATTGATCCACATGCTTTCGATAATACGTTAGCGGATGGACATAATATTTTCCTGTTATATCATCACGATTGGAGTAAGCCACTTGCAAGTACTAAAATAGGTACTTTACAATTAAATAGTGATGATGTGGGATTAAAATTCACGGCAACCATAAATAATAATATAAGCTATGTTAAAGATGTTATAGAGTTAATAAATGAAGGTTTAGTTTGTGGTTGTTCTTTTGGTTTTTGCTGTATAAATGATAGTTCAGAATATAATTCACAAGATGATACTATTACAAGGACTTTACTAGAGGTAGAACTTTCAGAGGGTTCACTTTTGTGCATACCAGCGTATGAGGATACAGAGGTATTTGCAAGAGCAAAGATGATTGAAAAGGAAGAAAGAGATAAACTCCAGAAACAAAAGAGTTTGGAAATTAGAAAAAAGAAAATAGAAATTGAACTAGAGCTAATGAATTAG
- a CDS encoding Xaa-His dipeptidase has translation MKSIEEIINSSLEEIETMVEDNKTDKEIAKELGIGYSTFKRYKATNEGMKEAIAEGKDKKNQAVEQAVYKCAIGYKYYEEVITKVKVQTETEKGQILENEEVKISNVKKYKGPDLAAQKYWLNNKQKSKWSEDPNKTVNDKKLLKLKEKEIKSKTLEI, from the coding sequence ATGAAATCTATTGAAGAGATTATAAATAGTAGTTTAGAAGAGATAGAAACTATGGTTGAGGATAATAAAACAGATAAAGAAATAGCTAAAGAATTAGGAATAGGATACTCCACTTTTAAAAGGTATAAAGCCACAAATGAGGGTATGAAAGAAGCTATAGCGGAAGGCAAAGATAAAAAGAACCAAGCAGTTGAACAGGCAGTATATAAATGTGCTATTGGTTACAAATACTATGAAGAAGTTATAACTAAAGTTAAAGTACAAACAGAAACAGAGAAGGGACAAATACTAGAAAATGAAGAAGTAAAGATAAGCAATGTAAAAAAATATAAAGGTCCTGATCTAGCAGCACAGAAATACTGGTTGAACAATAAACAAAAGTCAAAGTGGAGTGAAGACCCTAATAAGACTGTTAATGACAAGAAACTTCTTAAACTTAAAGAAAAAGAAATTAAATCTAAGACATTGGAGATATAG
- a CDS encoding head-tail connector protein — MATLDDMKNYLRVDSDDFNEDIQSLIDSTQIYIDSCVGTAYKESNDMVKLADLLLKKIVSDNYDSKSQYVSTKTTIDNMTTTILDILSNYDGT; from the coding sequence GTGGCAACTTTAGATGATATGAAAAATTATTTAAGAGTAGATTCTGATGATTTTAATGAAGATATACAATCACTTATTGATAGTACTCAAATTTATATAGATAGTTGTGTTGGTACTGCCTATAAAGAAAGTAATGATATGGTTAAACTAGCAGATTTATTATTAAAAAAAATTGTTAGTGATAATTATGATAGCAAAAGTCAGTATGTTAGTACTAAAACAACAATTGATAATATGACTACAACTATTTTAGATATATTATCTAATTATGATGGAACTTAG
- a CDS encoding terminase large subunit has product MILLNKALKYCKDVENSKEITTDEVKQQCKIFLDDYNINQYKSDFEFCFCEKKLKKINNILKLFNYATGFVAGKQVLEGLEGFQALFLCAIFGWRYKNNKKKFRYRDVVLFIPRKNAKSFIAAIVILLLMLTEQNFSEFYSICIDRDLAKETRKAMAQLIAASPYIAKYFFVSDSEIGIIKCKITNSYYIPRTSKANKNNSIRPACFVADEVGAFTKNDNIQAMRKGQLSVLNPIEIQTTTAYAESDSIMLSELDYDRAVLNGVVENKNLFCLLYYCSKEEVWTEEGLYKANPLRIEQNYEEIRKDREIAKIKTIEQEELLTKNFNIFLQTNELNKYLDIEYWKKGEITEEEFKEKIKGKKVKVGVDLSVTTDLTAVGIEYEDEGIIYCKSHGFLPEGSLAKRREKIDYREYERQGYCDIHKGMTVNYTLVEEYIRGLESKYECTIETIITDPMNAKEMMERLSEDYDIVMLKQTYTNLSPATKEYRKAVYDDKVRYVKNELLDWCMNKASTTKGKSDDEMLIKEDKNKERIDMVVVLIFCYTEFVDGDIHYNAADELDKMDW; this is encoded by the coding sequence ATGATACTTTTAAATAAAGCTTTAAAATATTGTAAAGATGTTGAAAATAGTAAAGAGATAACTACAGATGAAGTTAAGCAACAATGTAAAATATTTTTAGATGATTATAATATCAATCAATATAAAAGTGACTTTGAATTTTGTTTTTGTGAAAAGAAGTTAAAAAAAATAAATAATATACTAAAACTATTTAACTATGCTACTGGTTTTGTAGCTGGAAAACAAGTATTAGAAGGGTTGGAAGGGTTTCAAGCCTTATTTTTATGTGCAATTTTCGGATGGAGATATAAAAATAATAAAAAGAAATTTAGGTACAGAGATGTAGTATTATTTATACCTAGAAAAAACGCAAAGAGTTTTATAGCAGCAATAGTTATCTTATTGCTTATGCTTACAGAGCAAAATTTTAGTGAATTTTATTCTATCTGTATTGATAGAGATTTAGCAAAGGAAACTAGAAAAGCAATGGCTCAACTAATAGCAGCTAGTCCATATATAGCAAAATACTTTTTTGTAAGTGATAGTGAAATTGGTATCATAAAATGTAAAATAACAAATAGTTATTATATTCCAAGAACATCAAAAGCGAATAAAAATAACTCTATTAGACCAGCTTGCTTTGTGGCTGATGAAGTTGGAGCATTTACCAAAAATGATAACATACAAGCCATGAGAAAAGGACAATTAAGTGTATTAAATCCTATCGAAATTCAAACAACAACAGCTTACGCAGAAAGTGATTCTATTATGCTTTCTGAATTAGATTATGATAGAGCAGTATTAAATGGAGTTGTTGAAAATAAAAATTTATTTTGCTTGCTATACTACTGCAGTAAAGAAGAAGTGTGGACAGAAGAAGGCTTATACAAGGCTAATCCACTACGAATTGAACAAAACTATGAAGAGATAAGAAAAGATAGAGAAATAGCTAAAATAAAAACAATAGAGCAGGAAGAACTGTTAACTAAAAACTTTAATATATTTTTACAGACAAATGAACTTAATAAATACTTAGATATTGAATATTGGAAAAAGGGAGAAATAACAGAAGAAGAGTTTAAAGAAAAAATCAAGGGTAAAAAAGTTAAGGTTGGAGTTGATTTATCAGTAACCACTGATTTAACAGCAGTAGGAATTGAATATGAAGATGAAGGGATAATTTATTGTAAATCGCATGGTTTCTTACCAGAAGGTAGTCTTGCAAAGAGAAGAGAAAAAATTGATTATAGAGAATATGAAAGGCAAGGATACTGTGACATACATAAAGGAATGACAGTAAACTATACACTTGTAGAAGAATATATAAGAGGATTAGAAAGTAAATATGAGTGCACTATCGAAACAATAATAACTGATCCTATGAATGCAAAAGAAATGATGGAAAGACTTTCAGAAGATTATGATATTGTAATGCTAAAACAAACTTATACAAATTTGAGTCCTGCAACAAAAGAATATAGAAAAGCTGTATATGATGATAAAGTTAGATATGTAAAAAATGAATTACTTGATTGGTGTATGAACAAAGCAAGCACTACAAAAGGAAAATCAGATGATGAAATGCTTATAAAAGAGGACAAAAACAAAGAAAGAATAGATATGGTTGTAGTTTTAATTTTCTGCTATACAGAGTTTGTTGATGGAGATATACATTATAATGCAGCAGATGAATTAGATAAAATGGATTGGTAG